Genomic DNA from Corylus avellana chromosome ca4, CavTom2PMs-1.0:
aaaaatttcaatgtctTGGCAACAATTTTACCATGTGGCAACATATACACCATTAGCATGAAATCTAAACAAGACactgaaattgagaggatcctaagCCCAGTCATTACTGCCCATGATAATATGAGATTTTATATTGTATCCCAATTAATAATTACTAGCAAACATGTTGACGATTTTATATTGTATCCCAATTAATAATTACTAGGAAACATGTTGACAAATAACTCAACATTGTTGAACGGGCGATTATTTCCCTCTTTCCAAACTGTCCACATAAGACAAGGTGGACTTCATTTTTTATGCCATCTAAATAACCCTtgccaacaaaaataaacatcaaCAACCTAAAGAGGCATCGCCCACTTATCATGaaatcttaaaaagaaaaaaccaaaggTCATTAGCAACTATGCAACGAAGTAGAAGTGATCAATACACTCACCACAACATTTCTACCAATCCATTACATATCACAATTTACGTTTGAAACTTGTCCAACTTACACGACCAGTCAATCTGAGTGATTGGAACTTTAACAGCAGCGAGCCATATTAAATAACCCATTTTTAGCTAAGATTGGCTTCCGGTGATGGAATCCATCTCACCAAGCCTccagctctttttttttccttctctaagAACTTGATGGACATTACAATCACATTGTACAGCAATTGTgtcccacaaacatttttatgCATACCATCAAACCTAAAACCAAGCCAATACGAATGATAGCATATCTCATGAGCAACAATTATAGATTATCAACCTAAGCAACCCCGATAATGCTGTAAATTCATATATTCAACCTCAGACACTAGCTTTACCTATACATATCTTAGACAGGACCAATAACCTCCAATAGGAAACAATGTAGTATCACTTTCTGAGAGTTACTATTCTAAGATTAATGCTGTAACTTCATATATTCAACCTCAGTAACTTGTTTTACCTATACATATCCTAGACAGGACCAATAACCTCCAATAGGAAACAATGTAGTATCACTTTCTGAGAGTTACTATTCTGAGATCATCTTCAGCTCTAGTGATAAGTATATGAAAGTAAACTCGAAAACCTCATTCCATGGTTACACTATACAATCTCATAACAAATACAAAAGTCCTCCAAAGAACCCATACAAAATGTTGACCTCTATTCAACAAGTACAAATGCCTGCAATGATTtccgaagaaaaaaaaaaccatgccTTCATCTTCCATAAGAAATAAACTTTAGcttaagcaataaaaaaaattagacaaaccGCAGTTATTTTACACCTAATAATCCTATACATACAATTTCCTGCAACAACATACAAAGCTGATTAAGAGAGCAAAAGGGTAATAAAGCACAAGTCTCTCACCACTCCACACCAAATCAATCAACTAAGAGCATAAATACAATTATACCACGCAGTAACTAAATTTTAGAATGAAtacaaaatcaatcaaaaataGCACGCCACGGACGTAGTAATCCTATTAAACTGTacgatacaaaaaaaaaatttaaaaagtagcCAAACAACAAGCAACATTTGGCAAATACGCAGAAAACCCATTACAAAAAACATATCCACAACcaaaagagaacaagaaagaCATAAAAATACAGAGTCCAAAACTTTAATATCCAATAACAAAAAGCACCACATTCAACATAATATCCAtaagaaatacaaaacaaaatggtTAAGAAAAGTTACCGCTTTGCGAAGCTTCTTGATCAGGGCCATGGGCTTCCGCTTCAGCCCCCTCTGAAACCTATACCACCACAATCAACAGGAACAAATCAGACTCATTTTCCACCCGCAACACAAAAACCAAGTATCATACTTTCAGATTCTTATCAAACGCCACAATCTCTACCTTCTGCGCGCACGGGCGCTGAAGAGCTTGACGAGCTCGTCTGTGGACATGTCGAGGAGGGCGTCCAAATCGACCCCTCTGAAACTAAACTTCTTGAATGTTCTCTTCTTCGGCACTCCTGCCGCCGCCACATCGGTTTCAACGTCAGCCTGACACGAAACACACACAGACAATGAAGGTGAGAGTCACAGAACAGGGAGAAAGAAGCCAGTGTGGATTGGAAAGAGTGGAATTTGGGGCTTACCATGGTTGTAGCTTGGACTCTGAAAAACCCTAGTTGGACCGAAGCTTGGGTTTGATCTGTGGCCGCTAGGGTTTTGAGGAAGTGAAAGCGTTTCGGAGACGgagatgtttatatatattgggTAGTGTGTGAATGTAGCCCTAGATGGACTGTGACAAAATGTTTGCATATCAGGACCTCTAAGTTTCTTTAATTGATTTTCAGTCCGGTCTTGAGTCTCCTGACTTAGCTTGAGGGACGCTGCATGCCCCTTCTagcaaaaaatatttgttaaaatgctcttttagtttttaaatttgctTGTCGTAAGTCAGAATCTCTCCCtccgtttgttaaaattttatttaaacaaaaatccaaatacaaaatactactaaaaatataaaaataatttttagaactTTTTTAAGGATTAAATACTCCAAATCCCGAGGTTTCTCAACATTATTTCTTTCTCCctgaggttttatttttatcacaggaggtccctgtggttttgataatagaccaagttagtcctctagttgacttaacgaaattccacgtgaaccaatcacatgttgacacgtggcacttacttaattttttaaaaaaaaattttaaaaaaaatgtattttctaaaaaaaaaaaaaaaaaaagattgggggtggcctgggcacccccatctggccggatgggggtggccgaaatcacccccagtacccactgggggtggcttagccacccccatggagccttgggggtggctcgagcctaaggggtggctgaaaccaccccccaACCACCGGTGGGGTAGTTTGACCACCCCATCCGGCTGATGGGGGTGGCCATGTGAAACCACCCGatctcattttaaaattttaaaaaatttaagtgcACTGGCGTGTTAACATGTGTTAGTCATAAATTATTAAGAATCTTAATaataatttggtctattatcaaaaccacatggacctcctgtgataaaaatgaaactccatgaaaaaaaaaaaaaaaaaaaaaaagttgaaaaaccctatgggaggtttggagtatttaacccattttttaaaccaataaaCAAAAATGTCCCCGGAACACATCAACAAACAAAACCtctaattgttttacttatatTATTTCAAGAATctatttttaagaagaaaaatgttacgCACTCTCAAATGTACACTTTTTTATATGACACTAGAAAAGTGCAATTAAAGTTTGGATGAATTACTATTGAATCATCTAATCTCGATGTGAATTACTATTGGATCTAAATATGCATTTGAGAATGTGAGAATAAGTGTacgtaacatttatcttttaaaaaatattaactccttcaaaaaataaaatttgtaaagatCTAGcactgacaaaaaaaaagataacaaagGATCTAATGGCAAAGACAATAAAAGAGTTACATTtcggttaaaaaataaaaaataaaaaaaccaacgTTGTTTCTTTTATCTTACAATAGATGATATATTGTTCTCAATGGGTAACTCAATTGACTAGAGACCATGCCTTATGAAatagaagtcactagttcgaatcttgcattcttttttttttttttttttttttagaataaagttGTAACTTGTATTAATCAATCAAAAGATAGAGCAATTTGGTTCATCAAAATTATATTACGGATACACTTAGGAATTTTTTCCCTCAAAATATTATCGGTGACTTGTTGGATTGCCACTCTTGCTAGTCTATGAGTTGTGTTATTACCAGCTTGATTCACATGACAGCACTTCCAGTTGCAGGATCATCCGCGTATCTACCACAGACTTCAAATCTTCTCATTCGAGTTCATGCCTTCACAACTTGGAGTGCATCTCCCTCCAAATAGATGGCTTGCATAGGTAGTTCTTGACATAGTTTAGCTGCATGATAGGATGCTAAGGCCTCACCGGCAGTTGGTTCCAATGTACCAAATTGGGCAAGACATCGTGAGCCGCCGTCACCTTTCCCTAGGAATCTCGCACTAGCACCCAGTCGTCCAGTATGTTTAAAATAGATGGCTTGCATAGGTAGTTCTTGACATAGTTTAGCTGCATGATAGGACGCTAAGGCCTCACTGGCAGTTGGTTCCAATGTACCAAATTGGGCAAGACACCGTGAGCCGCCATCACCTTTCCCTAGGAATCTCGCACCATCACTCCAGCACCCACTCGTCCAGTATGTTTATCAAATGCGGCATCTCAGTTTGCTTTATACCAACCGACTGGAGGTGCATTCCATTTTATACTACGTGCTTCCTCCTCTTCATGGCTAGTTAGGGTCACGATAATATGGACCTGTTGATACTTCTCAACCAACTTCATCATTTCCCGCACAATAACATCCAGTGGGTAAAACTCCCATCATGGATCACTGCATTTCTACGGAACCATATTCTCCATGCAATTCCCACAAGCTTCAAAAAATTCCTCCTTGCCACACTTTTTTAGTATCTGTTCCGCTACACGTGGGAAATCTAGTGCACTAAAGGAGCATTTTTGAAAGCTTGTAGTACTCGGGCCCCCACACATACATTGCCCAAGGACACTCCCATAAAATATGGTACACTGTTTCAGCTTCAATTTCGCATATAGGACACAAAGGATCTTGCACAACCTTTTGTcgaaataaattattttttgttggcaAAAGGTTGTGGCAAGCTAGCCAGGTGAAgttttttttactattaaatttacttttagtatattaactattaaattttttttatatacttttcaatgtgaaaaagaaagaaagaaaaaacattgcACAACTCTTGGACTATCATTTGACATCCCAGTCAGTTAGTTCTATTACAGAGAAAGTGCTTCATTCTATGAGGTGAGGGTACCTTCTTCCAACAAAAATTAAGGTGAAGATTGGCAAACTCAATATTACGTACAAATGgagtcaaatattttttagattttcaattcTTTGCACACAAGTCCTCAGCTCCAGTTGAAGAGTTGCCCTCGCCGGTGACAAAATGATGTCTTTCCAAATGGAACTGAGCTCCGTCACCTGAGTTGAGTGGTTGTAAAGGTCGTATATGGATTCGGCTTCATCGTTCAAACTGCTTACTCTTGTCAAACATTTGATTCCCTCTGGATCCTCCAGCAGTTTGTTGTCTCCGTCTTTCCATCCCACCAACTGCACATTTATATGCTAATCATGtcagattaatatatatacttgtatTATTAACTATATATTTAACTCATCATATCAACTTAAGCTTGATAGGATGCATAGGATAAACACCAAGATTTTCGTTGATCTTGATAAACTTCAAGGCCCAATGGCCCATTGATCAGGAGATGCATGCCAATTCTACACAGTTGGCCGTTAGACTCTCCCCATGCCTATCTTCTTCACATTCCCTTTTTTCTGAACAAGCCTAATTTTCACATGCTTATGTTTTTGTTCGAAATTTTCACATGTTTTTGCaatacccctttttttttgaagtgatgtTTGTGCAGTAATTCAGGTCGActgaaaagacaaaaaggaGAAGTAAAAGCTTTTGGTTTTTACCGCAGGTGGTCCTCCCACAGCATCGGTACAATAGAGCCTGGCATTATCAACAAGTTGGCAATATCCTCGAAATGCACCGGCAAATCTCTTGTGGGATTTCAACTGTGAATTCACCCTCACTGCCCTTCCCATTATTATAGCTCGCctgcacaaaaaaaatatcagtATCATTGAGATCTTAGAGGATATCGTCATATACAATTTGACAGTAATGGTATACCTGATGCCTCTGACAACAGCTAGATAAGCATCACAAACCACCCCGACCAGCTCTATTCTGTAAGGTTTTCTCTTGGGAGCTTCTCCATTTTCTTCTGgttgctcttcttcttcatcttctttcaCCTGCTCCCAGTAATTTTCAGTAATGGTGCCATCGTCGGCAACCTTGTAGCCTACCCCCATCCGGTAACGACATTTGTGAACATTACGTGCCATAGCAATTGTCTGCTCAACAAAGGGCTCCCATGATAGAGTCCCATCCATTATCACATCCCGCCCTTCGTTAAGTGCCGTCACTAGTACTGATGATGCAGCATCAGTCGAAGACTGGTGCACCTAATAATAAACCATACAATTCAATACTATTTTTCATCATTGTAAGAACATCTCAGCAGATGATGAGGCAAAACCATCATATCGTGTATATATTTAACTAATATGAGCCAAAAATCAGGTCCCACTTCGTTACATGTGGTGCAGACATTAAGAAAGCATGACAAAAATTGATGTCGTTGTGGTCAATTAATTGACGATGCCCGTACTGTGTTACTGTCATTACAATAGTGGGGTTGTATCATGTTAGACAGGAGACGAACAAAACAGCTGATAAGTTAATAAATAATGCACTCGATCTCTTTTATGAATAAAGTGGTCCATATTGAGGATGTCCCTTAGTGTGTTAATTAAGGATATTGTTAAAAAATGGGATATCTTCACTTTTAAATCCTTAaattatcacgcgatttgaTAAGTTTTATAAACTTCAGaacctctcaatttaaacccctgaactttcaattgcagttaatttgaaTCCATCCATTAACTTTTAATggaaatacctaaaaagaccaaaatattcatgatttttttttattattaatttatagggaaaattacactttccCCCCAAacaaagtttggggcgatttttaattcgaccaccaatgtttcaatttttgcaatgcacccccctaaacttgcaaattttttttaattcgaccaatttcatccaaaaattcctatattgcccctaatttttttacttttttattttttattaaaaaaaaataaaaattgggggtTGCAAAAATagccagatggccaaagagccaccccgaatttatttttttaaaaatttttttataaaaaataaattatgggcaatatgaaaatttttggatgaaattggtcgaattgaaaaaaatttgtaagtttGGGGAGTGCactgcaaaaattgaaacattagtggtcgaaatcgccccaaactttagggggtaaagtgtatttttccctaatttataattaaatgtaaatttgaaattttataaaaaaaaaaatagataaataaaaaatcaagggtataaatgtcattgtctcaATTTTAATGTTTACAATCTGATGAAaaggttcaaattgactacaattgaaagtttaagggttcaaattgaaaggttttaaagtttgaagaaCTTATCAAATCGTATGATAATTCATGAGTTTAAAATGAAGTTACTTcttaattaaaacattttatcatcaataaattgaatgaatgaatggttaaaaacaaaaacaaaaaaagctacAGTAATTATCAACTTGTGAGATGGTCTAAGTTGAAAGAGAGAATTAGTGTAAGTACCAGTTCAGCAGTCTGAAGCATGTCATGGTGATGGCCTCTAGAACTAAGGGCTCTGTAGAGAACATCGGTCTCTTTGAAAGCATCAGCCTCCACTACCACGGCATTTGCCGCTGCTCCCGACCAGAATGGTCTGCCAAATGCACATCCAGCCTGACATCAATAAACATATGCACTATTCTATTCTACGACCAACCACCTTCGATCATTTTAACTTGGAAGACAATTAAACTAATAAGTACTAGTGATGAAAAGGCTTTTACTCTTTGAGAATGTCTTTTAAGACGGTGCTCTTGCCAGCTCCCATGCCACCACCCATGAGCAGCAGCACCGGACTCCTGTCATTGTGGGCAACCGGCACCATGACCTCCGTACAGTGTGATTCATCACCCTTTGTTGTACTGCTGCCGATTGCTTTCATCTCTTCCATCAATGTACAAAACACCCTTGTCACCTTCAAATCCTTCTGCAGCAACTCAAATCTCCGGTTCCTATCAGATCGGTCAACTAAttgaaattaaactaaaaatgaaCTTTAATTTAGGCTCATGAATTAATGTGTGCAATCTTCAAAATTGTCCATGCCAAAAACTTCTTGCTACTGCATTAACGAACTCCAACTTCCCTTTTACAACACTTgaaggtggtgtttggtaaatgggttggcctagacactgtagttgatgtagattgatgtgaaaaaaaagtaaaaatattttgtataaaaaagtgaaaaagtggtaagaaaaagtgaaaaagttttgttttgtggtgatttttttatttgaataataataaaaagtgaatgatgtgatataaaaagtgaaaaagctaaaatgttttgatgttattttttttagaaatggtgatgaacagggTCTAAGCCAACTCCAACCCCTTTACCAAACAAGCCCATTTGCGATATTTTTGTCAAGCCAATAGCACTTATTAGATATTTCTATCCTATCCTTATCTGTTCactataaatataatatatattttgtgctTACTTTTTATGCAAAGTACCTTTTGTCTGTAGTATTGGCtttgaattataattatttgaaattataAAGGGGCGGAAGTGATTGCTATGTTCACAATACAATAACTATCTCAGGTATGTACAGGAGATATATATGCAGATTAACTATAAGAAATGCAAACAATAAAGAATCAGAGTCACCTGGTAGCTGCCAACAAGAAGTCTTTGAGCTTTGTTTTCTGCTGAGATTCAACACTCAAAACCTGCCAGTCAAAGGAAAATTGCGAAACATTACCTACCAAATTATGTGgatgaataaataattagaaggGGGAGATTAATCAATTTTAgggaaaatcaaatttagtcccTAGATTTCTATGCAATTTCAATTTAgtctataaatttttaattttgacaattaagtCTTTCCATTTTTATCTTGTTTCAAATGGGTATGTCCTTAAGTGAACTTAAGGGTATGGCACGTCTCAATTAATTTTATACGACTCTCGTTTGACACATAATGTGTCAACCGTTCACACCACGTGGCACTCTTACTTTAAGATATaaatatacccaaaaaaaaaaaattaaaaaaaaaaaagtggtggcCGACCGACCAATTGTGTCATGTGGCACCTACAATTAGCACATGATGTGTCAAGCGAAAACCACATGGCATTAATTGATTGACAAGATTTGGCGCATCGTAATTAATTAAACAGTAAGATAAGGGAATGAACTATTTACAATTAGAGGAAAACCAAAAGTATTTAATTGcaaaagttgaaaattaaagaattaaattaaaatcaaatcaaatagtaaggactaaatttaatttttccctaaattttcaAACATGGAAAAGAAAAGTACCCATTTCAATGTTCGTTTTTCTTTTCCCGTTTGAACCTTCGTTTTGAAAGGTTTGGTTTAGAGTTGACACCTTGCTTAATTTGGAAGTTggaagtaatatatatatacacacacataccTGATTAATCAAGTGAGAAGCTTGACCCCAATGAAAAGCAAAATAACTGAGGATGCATTTATCAAACTCTTCAATCAACTTAACGTAGAGAGAATTTGCTTCTGCTTCATTAGCAAAATATTCATAGATTCTATCTTCACACCCTTTGACTTTTCTCAAATAATCGTAAGCTAACTTGCATAGCTGGGGACACTCGTTTGCATCTCGAAATCCCATTTGCCTTGCTGCAccataaacaaaatatatatataattaatcctttatttattttatttatataaaaaaagaaaaaaacttcttcatcttcatcataTGACTTTTCATAGAATTTCTTCATggcttttgtgtgtgtgtgggtttTGAGTAGATCAAGGATGGAAAAAAGTTACCAACATAGTGGGAGAATCTTTCGAGCTTGCCAACACGACCAGATTCTGTCCTTTCTATCCGTGGAATGATGTTTTGATCGGTGAGCGGCTTACACCTGTGGCGGTAATACCGCGTGGCGGCGGCTGCAACGAATCCGAAGAAGGAGGCATCAAGGATGTGTGCGAAAAAGACTTTGCCATGGCTACCATCTGAAGACAGTTTGTGGGAAAACTTGTTTTTGTCACTATAATCAAGAGAGAGCTAGatagagagagcgagagagatgGCTTACCAGGCCGCATCTTGTTGAAACTCAGAGCCCAGAGGAGGATACTGGAAACCTGCAGAGTGCAGTCGATGGTTTGCTTGGCttttatttatgggttgaaaTTTAGAAATTAGAGATCTGATGGAGCCAAGCGGGTGTCCCTTTGGGTTTTTATGATAACAAAAAATTTCAGTATCTCATATGATATGACCATTGATTTCACCGACAAGATAaagaactttttattttttttatttatttttttatttataataagaGAACATATTTTAGGCGTGCCTTGATGAAAGTAATTTGATATTACACGAAATCGAACAAAAACTCATTATTTATTATGAGTTCGTTTTAATCAATTTGCTCCATTTTTTATATGGAcatctgagtttttttttaacatgttcacaTAAGGGAAGGatgagagagattcgaactagtgactttcgttTTATGAGACGTAATTCACATCTGATTGAGTTACCCTTTAAAACTTGACATCTGAGTTTGAtttaatagaagaaaaaaaaaaaaaaaagtctcaattgatttatttattgcCTGGCTGGCTTCAAcctcaaaatataataatatatttaatcttttaaatttgatgTGACATTATcttatcaaaaacaaagaaGCATTGCTTTCATTATTTACTAATATTGTAGAGCTAGCGAAGGAGGAGTAGTCATAAGTCATGTATCCTTAATAATTACCTTGCTATGTGTTTTCAACTTTTCCAACTTTCATCCAACATTGGttcaagaataatgttattgggtaaaaaaatcaatggttaatTTCTTGATATT
This window encodes:
- the LOC132179264 gene encoding calmodulin calcium-dependent NAD kinase encodes the protein MRPDGSHGKVFFAHILDASFFGFVAAAATRYYRHRCKPLTDQNIIPRIERTESGRVGKLERFSHYVARQMGFRDANECPQLCKLAYDYLRKVKGCEDRIYEYFANEAEANSLYVKLIEEFDKCILSYFAFHWGQASHLINQVLSVESQQKTKLKDFLLAATRNRRFELLQKDLKVTRVFCTLMEEMKAIGSSTTKGDESHCTEVMVPVAHNDRSPVLLLMGGGMGAGKSTVLKDILKEPFWSGAAANAVVVEADAFKETDVLYRALSSRGHHHDMLQTAELVHQSSTDAASSVLVTALNEGRDVIMDGTLSWEPFVEQTIAMARNVHKCRYRMGVGYKVADDGTITENYWEQVKEDEEEEQPEENGEAPKRKPYRIELVGVVCDAYLAVVRGIRRAIIMGRAVRVNSQLKSHKRFAGAFRGYCQLVDNARLYCTDAVGGPPALVGWKDGDNKLLEDPEGIKCLTRVSSLNDEAESIYDLYNHSTQVTELSSIWKDIILSPARATLQLELRTCVQRIENLKNI